The genomic region TATAATAATGGTAAAGACAGTCCCTATAATCAATTATTGTCTACTTTATCAACTGattatgataatttaaaaaataaatgtaacGGTAATTCATCCTTTCCGCCGATAGAAACAATACAAAGTTCTGGACAAAGTTCTGAACAAACTTCTAAACAAACTGTAGAAACTTCTGATCAAAGTCCTGAACAAACTTCTAAACAAAATCCTGAACAAACTGTACAAATATTAGAACAGATTTCTGAAGTTACATCATCAAATTCATCGATAggaaacaaattatttacagTTTTATCGATATTTGGTGCAatagcattttttttaggaaTTTCTTATaaggtaaataataaggaattaaaaaatgattttcattatatatatgcaagcattaacaaaaatatcataCGCTTCTTAACgttttatattagtattcGTTATTTGGATTTCGGAAACGAGCTCAAAAGCAATATttaagagaaaaaataaaaaatataaagaagaGAATGAATTAGTAATATATGATTTGAAGAGTGACTATTTCAggaatagtaataatgattgatatattttaagaaatTGTCTATTGGGAAGAATTTttgcataatttttatatagtttttaCGTTGTGGGTCCCATATTCGGGTTAGGGCTAAGtattatatctttatttttttttttataatttgtacactaatttaatatttagtTCATTCCGTATGTTTAATCACGAGATGAAATTCAAAGCCTAAATATGCAACAAAAAAAGGGGCATTGTCCTTAATATTAAAGGGGTCACATATCATATTTTCCAtaaagtataatatatacaattgaGTGTTCATTACGATTTAATATggttaaaataaaatgtctaaattgtatatattaatatagatattGGTTATATATGAAGTCGTATTATTCTATATGATAATTGTCTATTATATAAGCCTTGATGACCCAGAGCTATATTGGATTATGGATATCATAGcatgtttatttatttgatgaaaattttatttaataaaacacatgatttatatcatatttattttgatttaaatCGTATTATCCAACTGAACTGTAATAATagatattcataaaatataaatgcatGAAATATCAATCGAGAATCGAGAATCGACAATATAACATTgtctataaaatattattatgcttCTAACATTTTTTGAAGTTGTAATTGTAGTTActattatcttttttatttcctttaaatttgtattataattaattagtACTAATAAAAGTTGATTTATGcgttataatttatttatcataaggtataataatatattaatcactattaatttataaatttgataGTTTTGaggtataaataaattatattttaaaatagttaaaatattaataaaatttaatgttgtaatacttataaacaatttggtatataaaattagcGTTGTTGTACTAATATGAGACGCTGATATTCATAGGTATacaactttttttttctattatatataaatatatatgtaattcCATACATAATGAGatgttttataaattttaaattgaatttagttaattataaaaatacaaaactTGTATATAGAACAGGTATGTAATagttaatttaattttaactaataatatttttattgtgttactatatatatagaaaatataaatctataatttaaatatagtGTTTTTACAATATGATATACCttctaaaatatatagtttaaaacaataaaatgcGAAAATATTCTTCATTGATTTAAAGGATTTTTATTGAGTGCACTAATTGTTTCGTTGTACTATACATTGATATACAACAGCATCATAATAGTAAGAACAATAGATAAAGTATTAAATACGAAAAAATCATTAAATTAACTTGATTCTAATacattgatatatattattaaacttGTAATAagtttaaaattatatgcacAAAACATCAAATGAAATGTTATAACACTTATTTAAGTAAGCTTTAATTCGCCAATATTAGAATTAACGCTACCaagcaaaataatattaataattttatagtcttcttaaaaatatagtttttCATCATAAAACTAAATATCgtttattataaaacttgtagtacaatattatttattaaaattaagaagcaaactatatatttagaaaagtaataattataagttatttttaatgtataCATTAATTGAAAGTTTGAatggtaaaaaatataaaatataattaaactTGTAAAATAAGTAAATCTTATATGACTACATCCTTGTCttaaaaagtatatttcCCTTATCTCTCCTCTCAAAGTGCAATATACCAACCTAATACGCATAGTTTTCTATAATACTTTATAATTCGCATCAATACTTATTTAtgtgttatatatttaatatttactaagtatgattttaaaaacaatatgcATGCAAAGACCTATTTAAGCTTATAAATACGGTTTCAGTGCTAATTGACGTTTTAAACCGTGGAAAAAATgtgcaaaatatattataaaaccACCCAAtaaagtatatttttaaattgaagtacatatgaataaaaataaagttattgaaaatgttaaaatataattggaatggatatatattaaataaaatgatattaaaattatgtatatgcaattaaaaaagggaataatgcaacttattttataaatgttataattttagaaaaaactatattatatattataagaaacaagcatataaaaatttaatatattacttttctatgttcaaaaataaatacaaggaaatatacattaaattcattataaaagtatattcatttttataataaagttataccatattttattaataatagtattttttgtataaaatgCATCAAACCTATATTTAATcacaattttattactctatattaatttaattattgaAAAACTTGTATATTTAACTACAGACAGTTGTTATATATAGGGTCGAAGTTTTGCGTCACATATTGGGTGTAACTCAGATAAAACAGCATGATTCTACTCAAtttacaaatttaaaatgaaatttcATCACAATGGATGCAAATATAGTATATggattttttaatactaataatttcctttacattttttgatattatgttatatataaatatcaatAAACTTGATTTTATAAGAGTTTCATTAacgtatatttttattaattatttttaaatgttttttagTGTAGTAACTTCCTTTTAGTAAGGACGAATTTTCCTGATGAATTGGACAGTAATAAAAGTTATCAATTTAAAGATGATCACCATTTCAAAACCTATTGTAATAATGACAGTTGTGATACTGATCTCGAAAAAGTTAATGCtgtatgtttatatttttttaaagaattCTTTGGGAGTTCTGAGTTGTTTAAGTCTGTTGCAAAAAGTAACATTAATATTGTTGATTACATTATAATATGGTTAAGTTATATGTTAAACCTAAAGGAAAATACTAGTAGCTCCATGAGCCATCTACAGCATTTTTATacaacatatataaatggtGGTGATAAGTATAAAAATTCCATAACAGGTGTTACGGAGTATACAAGTTATAAGGATcttatagaaaaaaagcATGATTTGATGAAAGTGGATATTAAAGATATatctaaattttatgatgCATTTAAAACATTATGTGAAATGTATTCTGCATTTGATGGAAGCACGTCAAATTGCACAAAATGTTCGGAAAAAgctaataaatttgttcaaaaatataaagaactAAATGGAGATTCTAGTAATACTGAAGGCACTTCCTACAATAAAATGTTATCTACATTATCAActgattataataatttaaaaaataaatgtagcAATATTGCATCTTTTCCAGAGATAAACACATCAacaaatattgaaaaaagtCCTGAACAAGCTTCTGTACAAAATTCTGCACAAACATCTGAAGTTACATCATTAAGTTCGTCGATAGGAAACAAATTAATTCCAGTTTTATCGATATTTGGTGCAatagcattttttttaggaaTTGGATATaaggtaaataataagccaattaaaataaattcaacaagtaatttatgaatataagtaaattatacattttttttaatttatatattagtattcattatttaagtCTCGAAAACGATCTCGAAAACAACATTTAAGAGAAAagctaaaaaataaagaagaaaCTGGATAATTAATGTATGACCCTGAGAATATCgatcaatatattttaagatatttttatatttggaaataacaaaattttgataataagttttgcataatttttatatagtttttatgTTGTAGGTCAGGGTTATGTTTATGGGATCCACATTTGGGTTATAGTTAAGTATTACATtgcatttaattttgtataatttgaacactaattaaacatatatactatatCCGTATGTTTAATCTCGAGCTGAAGCCTAAATATGTAACCCAAAAGTGGATATAACCATTAATGTAAAAGGGGCTGTATAACatattttccataaattataatatatataattgagTGTTCATGCCTATTTAatatgattaaaaaaaatgtctatattgtatatattaatatagatattGACTATATATGAAGTCGTATTATGGAATACCATAATTTCCTATTATATAAAGCTTGTTACCCCAGAGCTatattgaattatatatattataatatgtttctttatttgatgaaaattttatttagtaaaaCTTACAACTTGtatcatatttatgttGATTCAAATCGCATTTTTATAACCGAACagtataatattattatatatgaaggtataaattataattatattcatttggTACAATTGTCTAGactacaatatatattcatattaatatgtgTTTTT from Plasmodium berghei ANKA genome assembly, chromosome: 8 harbors:
- a CDS encoding BIR protein gives rise to the protein MDANICSNFLLVRTNFPDELDSNKSYQFKDDHHFKTYCNNDSCDTDLEKVNAVCLYFFKEFFGSSELFKSVAKSNINIVDYIIIWLSYMLNLKENTSSSMSHLQHFYTTYINGGDKYKNSITGVTEYTSYKDLIEKKHDLMKVDIKDISKFYDAFKTLCEMYSAFDGSTSNCTKCSEKANKFVQKYKELNGDSSNTEGTSYNKMLSTLSTDYNNLKNKCSNIASFPEINTSTNIEKSPEQASVQNSAQTSEVTSLSSSIGNKLIPVLSIFGAIAFFLGIGYKYSLFKSRKRSRKQHLREKLKNKEETG